The nucleotide window GCAGAGCTTCGAGATACGCCTTGTACGACTCGCCGTTCATCTCGTTGATCAGCAGCACGCCCTTGGCGGCCGCCTGGAACTCCGGATCGGCGATCGTCTTGGTGAACATCTCGCGGATCTTGGCGAGAGCTTCCGCGTCCATGCCGGCGGGAGCGGCAAAACCGCGCGACGAGTCGGAGACCATCGTCGGATAGCCGAGCTCGGCCGTGCAGGGCACGTCGGGCATCATGTCGCTGCGCTTGTCCGCCATCACGGCCAGGCAGCGCATCTCACCGGAGCGGACCTGCGCCTCGACCTGGGAGACGTTCATGAAACCCACCGTGACGTGTCCGCCCATCACGTTGGCCTTGGCTGCGGACGAGCCCTTGGAGGGCACGGGACGCAGCTTGATGCCGAGAGCCTCTTCCGTGGCCAGGCGGGCGAAATCGTCGTCGCCGCCGGGGCCGGATGTGGACGCCGTGCAGTTTTCGTTGTTCTTGACGTATTCGGCCAGCCCCTTCAGATCCATGATCGGGCTGTTGCCGGGCACGACGATCGCGCCCGGATCGGTGACGAGATTGCCGACGTAGTCAAAGCTTGCCAGCGTGTACTGCGCGCGCTTGGCGGAGACGTGGGCCGTCAGGTGCGGCGTGTAGAGACAGCCGAACGTGTAGCCGTCCTTCTTGGCGTTGGCGATGGCCTGGAATCCGATCTGGCCGCCGGCGCCCGGCAGGTTGTCGATCACCATCGGCGCGCCCAGATACTTCTCGCCGAACTTGGCCAGCAGGCGGGCCATCGTGTCGGTGCCGCCGCCCGCCTCGGAGGGGACGATCACGT belongs to Pyramidobacter piscolens W5455 and includes:
- a CDS encoding tripartite tricarboxylate transporter substrate binding protein, which codes for MKKLFAALAFAAVVGCAGAAAYPEKPVHVIVPSEAGGGTDTMARLLAKFGEKYLGAPMVIDNLPGAGGQIGFQAIANAKKDGYTFGCLYTPHLTAHVSAKRAQYTLASFDYVGNLVTDPGAIVVPGNSPIMDLKGLAEYVKNNENCTASTSGPGGDDDFARLATEEALGIKLRPVPSKGSSAAKANVMGGHVTVGFMNVSQVEAQVRSGEMRCLAVMADKRSDMMPDVPCTAELGYPTMVSDSSRGFAAPAGMDAEALAKIREMFTKTIADPEFQAAAKGVLLINEMNGESYKAYLEALQAATDKAYEVAPW